From the Musa acuminata AAA Group cultivar baxijiao chromosome BXJ3-7, Cavendish_Baxijiao_AAA, whole genome shotgun sequence genome, one window contains:
- the LOC103992113 gene encoding heparanase-like protein 3, with amino-acid sequence MGGGLLSQLLGFFFWGFLWLAGPVAVYSGGPGTSGADAVAVVVDGTAAIAVTDGDFVCATLDWWPPEKCDYGTCSWGLASLLNLNLSNPILLNAVKAFSPLKLRLGGSLQDKIIYGTGDPKQSCTQFIKSTSEMFGFTQGCLPMSRWDELNEFFQKAGAVIIFGLNALNGRVPLSDGSLGGPWNYSNAAALIRYTVNKGYTIHGWELGNELSGSGVGARIGADQYAADVINLRSIINEIYQGLQDKPLVLAPGGFLDTNWFTEIISKTKPNSLDVITHHIYNLGPGVDQHLTEKIIDPSYLDGEAGTFRDLQRILSSAGTSTIAWVGEAGGAYNSGHHLVTDSFVFSFWYLDQLGMSSTYDTKTYCRQSLIGGNYGLLNTTTFHPNPDYYSALLWHRLMGRRVLSTNITGTNKIRAYAHCARESPGITLLLINLSGNNSTTPVFVTTQTVYSAALKQHHRHGAHRTRFNHIPRLGKTSEFTREEYHLTAKDGDIHSQTVLLNGNILAVDSSGNIPELEPVKVEATQPITVAPFSIVFAHIPYFYAPACR; translated from the exons ATGGGCGGTGGCCTTCTTTCCCAGCTCCTCGGGTTCTTCTTCTGGGGGTTTCTGTGGCTCGCGGGGCCGGTCGCGGTGTATTCCGGCGGACCGGGCACGTCTGGTGCCGACGCAGTGGCTGTGGTCGTGGACGGCACGGCCGCCATTGCGGTGACGGACGGGGATTTTGTCTGTGCTACGCTGGATTGGTGGCCGCCGGAGAAATGTGATTACGGGACATGTAGTTGGGGTTTGGCTTCCTTGCTCAATCTG AATCTTTCCAACCCCATCTTGCTGAATGCTGTCAAAG CATTTTCTCCTCTGAAGCTTCGTCTCGGGGGTTCCTTGCAAGATAAGATCATATATGGCACAGGAGATCCGAAACAATCATGTACACAATTTATCAAGAGCACTTCTGAGATGTTTGGTTTCACTCAAGGTTGCTTACCAATGTCAAGATGGGATGAACTCAATGAGTTCTTCCAAAAGGCCGG GGCTGTCATTATCTTTGGTCTGAATGCTCTCAATGGAAGAGTTCCTTTGAGTGATGGTTCTCTAGGAGGACCCTGGAACTACAGCAACGCTGCTGCTCTTATCCGATACACAGTCAACAAGGGTTACACCATCCATGGCTGGGAACTCG GAAATGAACTAAGTGGATCAGGAGTTGGAGCTAGAATTGGAGCAGATCAGTATGCTGCAGATGTGATCAACCTCAGATCAATCATCAATGAGATTTACCAAGGGTTACAGGATAAGCCATTGGTGTTAGCACCAGGGGGATTCTTGGATACCAATTGGTTCACCGAGATCATCAGCAAGACGAAACCCAACTCCTTGGATGTGATTACTCACCACATCTATAATCTTGGTCCAG GTGTTGACCAGCACTTGACTGAGAAAATTATTGATCCCTCTTATCTGGATGGTGAAGCCGGTACATTCCGGGATCTACAGAGGATTCTTAGCAGTGCAGGAACTAGTACCATTGCTTGGGTGGGTGAAGCAGGAGGGGCATACAACAGTGGTCACCATCTGGTGACGGATTCCTTTGTTTTCAGCTTCTG GTACTTGGATCAGCTCGGCATGTCGTCAACGTACGACACCAAGACTTATTGCAGGCAATCGTTGATCGGTGGAAACTATGGCCTGCTCAACACCACCACCTTCCATCCGAATCCTGACTATTACAG TGCTCTCCTGTGGCATCGGTTGATGGGGAGACGCGTCTTGTCGACAAATATAACCGGGACGAACAAGATAAGGGCATACGCACATTGTGCCAGAGAATCT CCTGGGATTACGCTACTGTTGATCAATCTCAGTGGCAACAACAGCACCACTCCGGTTTTTGTCACCACTCAAACTGTGTACTCAGCGGCTCTGAAGCAGCATCACCGTCACGGggctcacagaacaagattcaacCATATTCCAAGGCTGGGGAAGACGAGTGAGTTCACCAGGGAAGAGTACCACCTAACAGCCAAGGATGGGGACATCCATAGCCAGACCGTGCTGCTGAATGGCAACATCTTAGCTGTGGACTCCAGTGGGAATATTCCAGAGCTGGAACCTGTTAAAGTCGAAGCAACACAGCCCATCACAGTTGCTCCATTTTCCATTGTCTTTGCACACATTCCTTATTTTTATGCGCCGGCATGTAGGTAG